A window of Streptomyces sp. SAI-127 contains these coding sequences:
- a CDS encoding cysteine desulfurase family protein, producing the protein MAYLDHAATTPMLPEAVEALTAHLGATGNASSLHASGRRARRTVEESRETLAEALGARPSEIVFTSGGTEADNLAVKGLYWSRRDADPARTRVLASPVEHHAVLDAVHWLGEHEGATVEYLPVDKYGRVHPDALRAAIARDPDDVALATVMWANNEIGTVLPVRELADVTAEFGVPLHADAVQAFGQVPVDFASSGLAAMTVSGHKIGGPYGIGALVLGREWTPVPVLHGGGQERHVRSGTLDVPAVASFAVAGRLAAEQREWFELEIGALRDALVEAVRTAVPDAILGGDPAPGGRLPANAHFTFPGCEGDSLLLLLDAQGIECSTGSACTAGVAQPSHVLLATGTEPDLARGTLRFSLGHTSTEADVEAVAKAIGPVVERARAAGLT; encoded by the coding sequence ATGGCATACCTCGACCACGCCGCGACCACCCCGATGCTCCCCGAGGCGGTCGAGGCACTCACCGCGCACCTCGGCGCCACCGGCAACGCCTCTTCCCTCCACGCATCCGGCCGCAGGGCCCGCCGCACGGTCGAGGAATCCCGCGAGACCCTCGCGGAGGCGCTCGGCGCCCGGCCCAGCGAGATCGTCTTCACATCCGGCGGCACGGAGGCCGACAACCTCGCCGTGAAGGGCCTGTACTGGTCCCGGCGCGACGCGGACCCCGCAAGGACGCGGGTTCTCGCGAGCCCCGTCGAACACCACGCCGTCCTCGACGCCGTCCACTGGCTCGGCGAACACGAGGGCGCCACCGTCGAGTACCTCCCCGTCGACAAGTACGGCCGGGTCCACCCCGACGCCCTGCGCGCGGCGATCGCCCGCGACCCCGACGACGTCGCCCTGGCCACGGTCATGTGGGCCAACAACGAGATCGGCACGGTCCTGCCGGTCCGCGAACTCGCCGACGTCACCGCGGAGTTCGGTGTCCCGCTGCACGCCGACGCCGTCCAGGCCTTCGGCCAGGTCCCCGTCGACTTCGCCTCCTCCGGCCTCGCCGCGATGACGGTCTCCGGTCACAAGATCGGCGGCCCGTACGGCATCGGCGCCCTGGTCCTCGGCCGCGAGTGGACCCCCGTCCCCGTCCTGCACGGCGGCGGCCAGGAGCGCCACGTCCGCTCCGGCACCCTCGACGTCCCCGCCGTCGCCTCCTTCGCGGTGGCCGGCCGTCTCGCCGCCGAGCAGCGCGAGTGGTTCGAGCTCGAGATCGGCGCCCTGCGCGACGCCCTGGTCGAGGCGGTCCGTACGGCGGTCCCGGACGCGATCCTCGGCGGCGACCCGGCGCCCGGGGGCCGTCTCCCGGCCAACGCCCACTTCACCTTCCCCGGCTGCGAGGGCGACTCCCTGCTGCTGCTCCTGGACGCCCAGGGCATCGAGTGCTCCACCGGCTCCGCCTGCACCGCGGGCGTCGCCCAGCCCAGCCACGTCCTGCTGGCCACCGGCACCGAGCCCGACCTGGCCCGCGGCACCCTCCGCTTCTCCCTCGGCCACACCTCCACCGAGGCGGACGTCGAGGCGGTCGCGAAGGCCATCGGCCCGGTCGTGGAACGCGCCCGCGCGGCGGGGCTGACGTAA
- a CDS encoding TetR family transcriptional regulator, whose translation MSHTLGIRQAQKQKTRQALLDAALALLEEQSLSSLGLREVTRAVGVAPTAFYRHFRSIADLGAALVEEALGSLHPMIRTTVSAADDHGQRIKRAIELIAGHVDAYPAHVRFIARERHGGVQPVREAIRDQLARFGQEVKDELAKDPVSEGWSEDDLLMLANLYVDQMLITASLFLEALEASPEERERVCQVAEHQMRLISIGREHWLD comes from the coding sequence ATGAGTCACACCCTCGGCATCCGGCAGGCACAGAAGCAGAAGACCCGACAGGCGCTCCTGGACGCGGCGTTGGCCCTGCTGGAGGAGCAGAGCCTGAGCAGCCTGGGCCTGCGCGAGGTCACGCGCGCCGTCGGCGTCGCTCCGACCGCCTTCTACCGGCACTTCCGCTCCATCGCGGATCTCGGCGCGGCTCTCGTCGAGGAGGCGCTGGGCAGCCTGCACCCGATGATCCGGACGACGGTGTCCGCGGCCGACGACCACGGTCAACGCATCAAGCGGGCGATCGAGTTGATCGCCGGCCATGTGGACGCGTACCCCGCTCATGTCCGTTTTATCGCCCGGGAGCGACATGGCGGTGTCCAGCCGGTCCGGGAGGCCATCCGGGACCAACTCGCCCGGTTCGGGCAGGAGGTGAAGGACGAACTGGCCAAGGACCCGGTGTCCGAGGGCTGGAGCGAGGACGACCTGCTGATGCTTGCCAACCTGTACGTCGACCAGATGCTGATCACGGCCTCACTGTTCCTGGAGGCCCTGGAGGCGTCACCGGAGGAGCGGGAGCGCGTCTGCCAGGTGGCGGAGCATCAGATGCGTCTGATCAGCATCGGCCGCGAACACTGGCTGGACTAG
- a CDS encoding DUF4190 domain-containing protein, translating into MQLTAQATSRTGTRDADGMAVASFVLGLLGLLVLNVFLGPIAIVLASVALWRGTARRGRAYLGLGLGVADLLVLVAFMQLDSTPSWSF; encoded by the coding sequence ATGCAGCTCACCGCGCAGGCCACCTCCCGCACCGGCACCCGCGATGCCGACGGCATGGCCGTGGCGTCCTTCGTCCTCGGCCTCCTCGGCCTTCTCGTCCTGAATGTCTTCCTCGGCCCCATCGCCATCGTCCTGGCCTCGGTGGCCCTGTGGCGCGGCACCGCCCGCCGCGGCCGTGCCTACCTGGGTCTCGGCCTCGGAGTGGCCGACCTGCTGGTCCTGGTGGCCTTCATGCAGCTGGACAGCACGCCGTCCTGGAGCTTCTGA